GGTTTTTACGAATGTCCTGCTTGCAGACGAAATCAACCGTACGCCTGCTAAAACACAGGCTGCTCTACTAGAGGCTATGGAGGAGAAACAGTTAACGATACAAGGGGATACGTACCAGTTACCGGATCCTTTTTTCGTCGTTGCCACACAAAACCCTGTTGAATATGAAGGGACATATCCACTCCCGGAGGCTCAGCAGGATCGGTTTATGTTTAAGCTGGATGTCACTTTTCCTGAATTTGAAGACGAATTAACAGTATTAAAGCAAAATATGGAAGCCAGGGAAATAACCGAAAATATGGAAGCAGCGATGAGTTTGGAAACAGCTGATCTCTTAAAAAAGGAAATTGAGCAGGTCACGCTTCAGGATTCCGTTTATCATTATATTATGACGATCGTCCGAAAAACCCGGGAATCCGATTCTCTCAGATATGGCGCGAGTACCCGCGCAAGTATTTCCATAGCAAAGGGGGCGAGGGCGTGGGCTTATCTTTCAGGCCGTGATTATGTTACCCCTGATGATGTAAAAGTCGTGGCGCTCCCTGCCTTGCGTCACCGAATCGTCTTAGCTCCGTACATGGAACTGGAGGGAGCAGCTCATGACCAGATCGTTCAAGACATTATGGGCGCGGTTCCTGTTCCGCGATAAAGGAATTCTCCCCACTCCGAGACTACTATTAGGTTTGCTTGCTGTTTCAATTGTGCTTATAGCAGCAGGAGCCATCGGGCTCTCCTGGCTATGGATTGTTGCTGTAGACGGTGCTTACATTCTAGCAAGCCTTGTTGACCTGCTTTCTTCTCCGAAAAAAAAGCAATTATGGATGGAAAGAATGATCGATGAAGAACTGGAAAGAGGCTTGAGCGTCGAAGGCAAAATTAAAGTGGGTAACCGCTCTGATAAGGGCGCTGTTTTTAAGCTCGTGGATGATTTTCCGGAAAGCTTTGAACGTCCGTTTCCTTTAAAAGGAATCATTGATCCCCACTCAGAGCAAGTGACTTCGTTCACTTTTAAAGCGCATCATCGCGGTGATTATTCACTCGAAGGGATTTATATTCGCTATCGTTCGAAGTTTGGGCTGTGGGAAAAACAGATGAAAGCCGGGCTGCAGGATCATATCCGTGTGCTTCCGGACATGACAGAGAGCCGGCAGTATTTGCTGGATGCTCAGCAATTTCTCTTATATGAAGGGGTCAAACAAAAGAAAAGAAAGCTCGGCTCAGGAGAGTTTTCTAAAATTCGTTCCTACGTAGTGGGGGATGATCTAAGAAAAATCAATTGGCGGCAAACCGCTAAATTGCAGGAACTCATGACAAATGAATATGAGCCGGAGCATGGCAAATACGTCACGATTCTGATTGATTGCGGCAGAATGATGGGAGTGGAGCTCGATAAGGGAAACCGGCTTGAGCGTTCACTTGAAGCTGCCCTGGCAGTTGCAACCGCTGCTTTGAAAAACGGGGATTACGTCTCCCTGCTAGCTTTTTCCAAGGAAGTAAAGGCTTTCGTGCCACCTGCAAAAGGCATGGCTCATTTTCAAACCATTATTAAAGAGATGTATAATCTTCAAGTCGACGATTACGAATCAAACTATGGAGCGGTATTTCACTATTTACAGACGATGCAGAAGAAAAGAAGTTTTCTTTTATTGTTTACAGACGTGAATTCCTTTATTTATGAGGATAGCCCGCTCTTTTATTTACAAAGAATCAGTAAAAAACATGTATTTTTAATGATTGGCGTACTAGACGAAGTTACGTCCTCATTGACGAAAGAAGAACCTGATACGGTTGAAAAAGCAATGGTCAAAAGCATGGCAGAGCGGCATATTTTGCTGAAGAAAAGGGAAATGGCAAAGTGGGAAAGGCAGGGGCTGCAGTGGGTGGAAGCTCCGGAAGAGCAGCTTGCCGCCTCCTCCGTAAGCTTATATGTGCAGATGTTAAACCGCGGGCTGATTTAACTTGCGTTTTTTCCTATACATCCGTTTTCCTACTCCCACATAGACAGCCAGTCCTAATAAGGTGACGATCGAAAACGCGTATTTTCCACTTAGCGGAAGAGGTGAAGGCGTGATGAAGCCTTCAATAATCCCTGCGATCACGAATAGTGGCAAGGTTCCAAGCAGAAGCTGCACAGATCGAAAAGCTTGGGATTTTAACTGGTAGATCCTCGATGTTTCTCCAGGTACAAAGAGTTTGTAGCCCATCATCAGTCCTGCACCGCCAGCAATGAAAATTGCTGTTAATTCAATGATCCCATGCGGAACGATATAGGCCCAAAACTCGTAAAATTTTCCGTAGTGCAGGAAAAAAGCTGCGACAGCCCCAATAATAATTCCGTTGTAAAGAAGCAGATAGACCGATAACAGACCAAAAGTCACTCCGCCCGCAAATGCCAGCAGAGCGACTTGAATATTATTGGTCATAATCGAGGCGGACATGACCGGGGAGTTGACCTGGTCATGGCCTTCTCCAAGACGGTCCGGGTCAATCGCATTCGCCATGGATTCAGGGAGCACAGCATAAAAATGAAGCGGATCTCCCCACACGGATAAAAAAGCTCCAACCGCACCGATTAAGAATAGGAGCATCGCAGCGATTACGAACTTCCACTGCTCCGTAAGCAGTTGAATAAATCTTGAACCGAAAAAAGCTTTTATCTGGCTCAGACTGGAGATTTGATCTTTATAGAAAAGATTATGAGCTTTTGCAGCTAAATCATTAAGGTAATCGGCTACATCTTCTTCAGGGAAATAGGTCTGCGTATAGGCTAGATGCTGGGCAGCCTTCTGGTAAAGCATTTGGAATTCTTCCACTTCATGAGGGGAGAGCCGTTTTGTATTCTTATCCAGCTTGTGGAGGATCTCTTCAAGCCGTTTCCAGTCTTGACGATGAGATTTAATAAACTGCTGGTAATTCATAGAGCCATTCCTTTCGAATTCTATTTTTTTACAAGTAATTCTATTATAAAAGATAATGAATAGGGAAAGAACCCATAAGACATATAAAGCAATAAAATTAGAGAGGGGATTGGAATGAACCAGCCTCAATTGAACATCAAGACTCCTGAGCACGTTGCTCTTCAATTTAACCTAGCGGGATTAGGAAGCAGAGCCGCTGCACAAATCATTGATTCTGTACTGCTTACCGTTATGTACATCGGTCTGTTTCTAGCGGCTGTGTTTATCAATTCCCACAGCACATGGTTTTTACTATCAGAAGTAAGTGCCTATGTTACCGCGGTTATTATTGTGGTCACGTTTCTTATATTCTGGGGATACTTTTTTCTATTTGAATTGTTAACCGGAGGAAAGACACCGGGAAAAATGCTGGTCGGCATTCGTGTCATTCAAGAGAATGGGAGCAGTGCGACGGCGATATCGCTGCTTATTAGAAATCTATTGCGCATTGTCGATATGCTTCCCACCAATTATTTACTGGGGATGGCATTTGTTTTCTTCCACACTCATCATAAAAGGATTGGAGATATTGTGGGCGGGACGCTCGTTGTCTATGAAAGAAAAAAGAAAAATGAAGGACGCAGAAAGAAAACGCCATTGGAAAAGGAAATCAGCCGCCGGGGAATTACGGAAGACAGCTTAGTCCTGGAGGAACAGGTAAGGAGACGGATCACGAATAAAGAATGGAAGCTGCTGCAAACCTACATGCAGCGTTTCCCGAGATTACGTGGGACAGAAAGAGAAAATATAAGCTTTGAAGTCGGATCCATTCTCCTGCCCCTGGTCGAGATCGATTATGAAGGGAAAACGACGGAGGAACGAGAAGATTTACTTATAGCTTTATATTTGAATGTAAAAGAAGACTGGGAATTTGAGCTTTAAGGAGGCCGTTTTATGTATAAGGTTGGAGCACAAAGACAGGAACAATATTTGAAGGAGCTGCAGGAGTTTTTAAAAATCCCAAGTATCTCTTCTCTTTCCAGGCATAAGGAAGATGTTCACAGAGCCGCGGACTGGTTAGCAAAAGCCTTTGAGGAGATTGGGATGGACAATATTAAAATCGTAGAAACGGAAGGACATCCAATTGTTTATGCAGACTGGCTTCATGCTCGGGATAAGCCTACTGTGCTCATTTACGGCCACTATGACGTGCAGCCTTCTGACCCGGATGAGCTCTGGGAAACGCCCCCGTTTGAACCTGTCATCAGGGACGGCAAACTGTTTGCCAGGGGAGCGACGGATGATAAAGGACAGTTATTCATTCACTTAAAAGCCATTCAAATGCTGATGGAAGAGGATGGCACCCTGCCGGTGAATGTGAAATTTGTCATTGAAGGAGAGGAGGAGCTTGCTAGTCCGAACCTTCCTCCATTTATTGAAGATCAAACAGAGAAGCTTGCTTGTGATACCGTCTTGATCTCTGATACGTCCTTTATCGAGAAGGGACAGCCGGCAATATGTACATCGTTGCGCGGAGCACTTGCGATGGAGCTGACCGTGAAAACGGCAAATACGGACCTGCATTCGGGATCGTACGGTGGAGGGGTTCCTAACGCGGTTCATTCACTAATTGCCATTCTCGATTCCCTTCATCATAAAGACGGCAAAGTAGCGGTGGAAGGATTTTACCAAGGAGTTCCGGAACCAACTGAGGCGTTAAGAAAAGAAGTAGCAGAAATTCCTTTTGATGAAGAAAAAGTGAAGAGTGAATTTGGGCTTACAGCCATGTCAGGAGAACAGAAGTTTACGTTTCAAGAGCGGACGGGAATTCGGCCGACTTTGGAAATCAACGGCATTACAGGCGGCTTCCAGGGAGAAGGGTTGAAAACGATTGTTCCAGGAGAAGCAAGTGCGAAAATCAGCTGTCGTTTAGTTGGCGAGCAGGATCCCGGGCAGGTTTATGAACGGATACAGAAGCATATAGATGCTTTTACCCCTGTTGGAGCGACGGTTCAATTACAGCAGTACATCAAGGCAAAACCAGTGTCTTTAGACTCCCGAGATCCTATGATTCAAAAAGCTTCTCAAGCCTAT
This Halobacillus salinarum DNA region includes the following protein-coding sequences:
- a CDS encoding DUF58 domain-containing protein, with protein sequence MTRSFKTLWARFLFRDKGILPTPRLLLGLLAVSIVLIAAGAIGLSWLWIVAVDGAYILASLVDLLSSPKKKQLWMERMIDEELERGLSVEGKIKVGNRSDKGAVFKLVDDFPESFERPFPLKGIIDPHSEQVTSFTFKAHHRGDYSLEGIYIRYRSKFGLWEKQMKAGLQDHIRVLPDMTESRQYLLDAQQFLLYEGVKQKKRKLGSGEFSKIRSYVVGDDLRKINWRQTAKLQELMTNEYEPEHGKYVTILIDCGRMMGVELDKGNRLERSLEAALAVATAALKNGDYVSLLAFSKEVKAFVPPAKGMAHFQTIIKEMYNLQVDDYESNYGAVFHYLQTMQKKRSFLLLFTDVNSFIYEDSPLFYLQRISKKHVFLMIGVLDEVTSSLTKEEPDTVEKAMVKSMAERHILLKKREMAKWERQGLQWVEAPEEQLAASSVSLYVQMLNRGLI
- a CDS encoding AAA family ATPase, producing MNEQLRELLRKYEQEIIGQKHNVKLLVASILVGGHVLLEGVPGTGKTKMVRTLAKLLGGEFKRIQFTPDLLPSDITGSMIYNMKAGTFETLKGPVFTNVLLADEINRTPAKTQAALLEAMEEKQLTIQGDTYQLPDPFFVVATQNPVEYEGTYPLPEAQQDRFMFKLDVTFPEFEDELTVLKQNMEAREITENMEAAMSLETADLLKKEIEQVTLQDSVYHYIMTIVRKTRESDSLRYGASTRASISIAKGARAWAYLSGRDYVTPDDVKVVALPALRHRIVLAPYMELEGAAHDQIVQDIMGAVPVPR
- a CDS encoding dipeptidase; amino-acid sequence: MYKVGAQRQEQYLKELQEFLKIPSISSLSRHKEDVHRAADWLAKAFEEIGMDNIKIVETEGHPIVYADWLHARDKPTVLIYGHYDVQPSDPDELWETPPFEPVIRDGKLFARGATDDKGQLFIHLKAIQMLMEEDGTLPVNVKFVIEGEEELASPNLPPFIEDQTEKLACDTVLISDTSFIEKGQPAICTSLRGALAMELTVKTANTDLHSGSYGGGVPNAVHSLIAILDSLHHKDGKVAVEGFYQGVPEPTEALRKEVAEIPFDEEKVKSEFGLTAMSGEQKFTFQERTGIRPTLEINGITGGFQGEGLKTIVPGEASAKISCRLVGEQDPGQVYERIQKHIDAFTPVGATVQLQQYIKAKPVSLDSRDPMIQKASQAYEAVYNTPALFPKEGGSIPIVEVFARVLEAPVVLMGFGLPTENLHAPNEHFQLENFTKGIETVCYYFKSL
- a CDS encoding RDD family protein, translated to MNQPQLNIKTPEHVALQFNLAGLGSRAAAQIIDSVLLTVMYIGLFLAAVFINSHSTWFLLSEVSAYVTAVIIVVTFLIFWGYFFLFELLTGGKTPGKMLVGIRVIQENGSSATAISLLIRNLLRIVDMLPTNYLLGMAFVFFHTHHKRIGDIVGGTLVVYERKKKNEGRRKKTPLEKEISRRGITEDSLVLEEQVRRRITNKEWKLLQTYMQRFPRLRGTERENISFEVGSILLPLVEIDYEGKTTEEREDLLIALYLNVKEDWEFEL
- a CDS encoding stage II sporulation protein M, translated to MNYQQFIKSHRQDWKRLEEILHKLDKNTKRLSPHEVEEFQMLYQKAAQHLAYTQTYFPEEDVADYLNDLAAKAHNLFYKDQISSLSQIKAFFGSRFIQLLTEQWKFVIAAMLLFLIGAVGAFLSVWGDPLHFYAVLPESMANAIDPDRLGEGHDQVNSPVMSASIMTNNIQVALLAFAGGVTFGLLSVYLLLYNGIIIGAVAAFFLHYGKFYEFWAYIVPHGIIELTAIFIAGGAGLMMGYKLFVPGETSRIYQLKSQAFRSVQLLLGTLPLFVIAGIIEGFITPSPLPLSGKYAFSIVTLLGLAVYVGVGKRMYRKKRKLNQPAV